AGATGCCGGGGGAGGCGTGGCCCTGGATGAAGATCTGGTCGCCACCGCCGGGGTGGGACTTGCCGCGGAAGAAGTGGTTGAAGCCCACCTCGTAGAGGGCTGCCGAGGAGGCATAGGTGGAGATGTGGCCGCCGACGCCGACGCCGGGACGCTGGGCGCGGTGCACCATGATCGCGGCGTTCCAGCGGATCCAGGCGCGGTAGCGCCGCTCCACGTCCTCGTCGCCGGGGAACCAGGGCTCCAACTCGGTGGGGATGGTGTTGACGTAATCGGTCGAGGTCAGCGCGGGGATGGAGACACGCTGCTCGCCGGCGCGCTCCAGTAGGCGCAGCATCAGATAGCGAGCCCGGGCCGGCCCGGACCGCGACAACATGTCATCGAAAGATTCCAGCCATTCACCCGTCTCGTCGGGGTCGATGTCGGGCAGGTAGGACGCCACGCCCTCCCGGATGACTCGAACTCGATCGGGTTCACCTGCGGTGCCGGAGTTTTGGGCCAGGTCTTGGCGCGCGAACTCGGTCGTCAACGCAAATCTCCTTGATTGGTGACGCGAGGATTTCCCGCGTCCGCTCACCATCCTGCCCCCTGTGTGGCGTTCACCGCAGAGGGACCCGTATCCACCACTGCGCCACGGCACGTCACACAGCCGGTAACGTCACCGGCTGTGCTGAGCGGATACAGGCGTGCGGTGCCACTGGTGGCCGGGCTCGCTGCGGTCGGGCTGCTCGGCGTGGCGGGCTGCACGTCGATCGTCACCGGCGATCCCTCGGTGGACACCGACGACGTGCCGGCCTACCGGACCTCGGTGGCGGCGTCGAAGTCGGCGGCCGCGGTGACCTCGAGTGTGCGGGAGTCCCAGCGCCAGGCCTCGCTGACCACCCAGGCCGTCCGCACGGTGTGCGAGACGCTGAGCACCAGCAGCGCCGAGGCGGTCAAGACGGTCAACGCCTACGTCGCGGCGGTGAACTCCGGCGGCGACGTGGCGGCGGCCGTCGCACCCGCCCGCGACGCCTTGAACAGCAGCGCCGGCCGGGTTTCGGCGGAAATCAGCGACACCCTGCCCGCGGACCTGCGCGACGCGCTGACGGCCTGGGTCGACGCCTCCCGCGCGGCCGGTGAGGTGCTCGGCGGGGAGCCGTCGGCCGCGGAGTTCAACAGCGCGATCGACCGGGTGAACGCCACCCGTACCGACGCGTTGAACCTGTGCGACACGGCGTACCGATAGCGCCATTTCCGGCCCGTCCGTAGCGTTGCTCAGCAGCGGCCGACGCGCCTGTGCGACGATTAGGGAATTCGGTAATCAATCCACGTGCTGTGCTGAGGAGGTCAACGGTGGTCGCGGCGGACGGCGCCTCGAACTACGCCCAAAAACTGGGCATCCAAAAAGATCAGGTTGTGCAGGAACTGGGCTGGGACGAGGACACGGACGACGACATCCGTGCCGACGTCGAAGAAGCCTGCGGTTCGGAACTGCTCGACGAGGACGCCGACGAGGTCATCGACGTGGTGCTGCTGTGGTGGCGCGACGACGGCGGTGACTTGGTGGACGCGTTGATGGACGCCATCACGCCCCTGGCTGACGATGGGGTGATCTGGGTCCTCACCCCCAAGACCGGCAAACCCGGTCATGTCCTTCCCGCGGAGATCGCCGAGTCGGCGCCCACCGCCGGACTCATGCAGACCTCGTCGGCCAACCTCGGTGACTGGAGCGCCAGTCGGTTGGTGCAACCGAAGTCGAAGGCCGCCGGACGGCACAGTTGATGTTGGTCCCCGGTGACAAGGCCCCGGACTTCACGCTGAAAGACCAGAACTGGCAACCGGTTTCGTTGGCGGACTATCGGGACAAGAAGAATGTCCTGCTGGTGTTCTTCCCGCTGGCGTTCACCGGGATCTGCCAGGGTGAGCTCGACGAGATCCGGGACAACCTGCCGCAATACGAGAACGACGAGACCGCCACGCTGGCGATCTCCGTCGGCCCGCCGCCCACCCACAAGATCTGGGCGTTGCAGAGCGGGTACCTCTTTCCGGTGCTCTCGGACTTCTGGCCGCACGGTGAGGTCGCGCAGCAGTACGGCGTGTTCAACGAGACCTCGGGGGTGTCCAACCGCGGCACGTTCCTGGTGGACAAGTCCGGGATCGTGCGGTTCGCCGAATGCAAGGAACCCGGCGAGGCGCGCGACCAGGCGGTCTGGGCATCGGCGCTGGCGGCCCTGGCTGAGCCGTGAATTGGATTCTCGGGTCCAGTTTTCGGTAGCCTGCCACGGCACGGGCGTGTAGCTCAGCGGTAGAGCTCTGGTTTTACACACCAGCGGTCGTAGGTTCGATCCCTATCGCGCCCACCATGACTCGTCGGGGCCCAACCCCGGTGCGCGGTCGCGGCGGCCGCGTCAGCTCGGGCCGGCGGTGTCCGACTCCGGCGAGTGCCGCTCGGCGGTCGCGTCCACGGCTTCGCGCAGCGCGGGGATCTCGTCGAGCAGCCGGGTGAGTTCGGCCTTGTCGATGCGCAGGATCTCGGCCGGCCCGGTGGTCGTCACCGTGGCATTGCGCAGTTGGCCCTGCCGCAGCGCGGATTCGCCGATCACCTCACCCGGTCCCACCGTCGCGACCTGAGTCCGGCCGACGTACACCCCGGCCTCCCCGGAGAGCAGGATGAAGCAGGCATCCGAGGGGGTCTGCTCGAGAATCAGCGGCCACGGCGAGGATCTCGTGTTGCGATGCGCCGCGCGAAGCAGGCGCTGCAGGTCCGAGTCGGAGAAGTTCGCAAACGTGCTGAACTCCCGCAGCCGCTGGGCGTCGATCTCGTGCCCCTTCGAAGCGTTCATTACTGGCTCCTGATTCGAGGATGTGCCCTGTCCACAGGGAGCATAAAGGGCGAACGGTGCCGACAACCCCGATCGCGGGATCTTGGTGCGGTGGTGTCGGTCCGCGTCACCGCGGCGTGCGCACGGCGATCAGGTGGTGCGAGGCCCCGGCCACCCAGCGCTCGACGGCCTGCTCGATGACCAGATCCTGCCCGGTGAGCCGCCGGTGGTGCTGGTGCAGATGCTCGCCCCAGGACCGCACGATGAACGTCTCGACGAAGGTGTGCTCACGCTCCACGCTGCGGTAGAGCCGCCACCGCGCCGCGCCGGTGCGTCTGCGGGACCGGCCCATCACGGCCATCGCCGCCAGGAACGCGTCCTCGTCCTCGGGTCGCACCCGGTACTCCGCGGTCACCAGCACCGGACCGTCGAGGGGTTCGGGCTCGAAGACCAACGTCGGTTCCGGCCAGTGCGTCGACGGCGTCAGGTCGATGTTGCCGGTCTTGGCGTGCAGCGGCCACCACAGCGCCGACAGCGCGCAGCCGCCCAGCAGCGCGGCGCTGACCAGCAGGCTGGTGACGGTCGACGTCGCACCGGCGAGCAACCCCCACAGCAACGACCCGAGGGCCTGGCCGCCCATGAAGATCATCAGGTAGACCGACAGGCCGCGGGCGCGCACCCAACCCGGCAGGCTCAGCTGCATCGACGCATTCAGCGTCGCGAGGCACAGCAGCCAGGCGGTACCGCCCAGCACCAGCACCACCGCCACCACGGCGAAGATGGGCACCAGCGCCAGCACCACCGTCGCGGCGGCGAACCCGACGGCCGCGACGATCAGCAGTGCGTTCTCGTCGAACCGGAAACGCAACCGGGACAACACGACGGCACCGAGTACCGCACCCAGGCCGAGCGCCCCCAGCAGCAATCCGTAACCCGACGAGCCCAAGCCGAGTTGGCGACTGGCGATCACCGGCAGCAGACTCCACAGCGCGCTGGCCGGGGCGATGAACAACGCGGCTCGCAGCAGGATCCGTCGCACGATCGGTGAGCTGCGGATGAACCGTGCGCCGGCGCCGAGGGCGGACAACGCGCGCTCGGCGGGAAAGTCCCGCGGCGCGGTCGCGGGGCGCCAGGTGATCAACACGGCGACGATGCCCACGAACGACACGGCGTTGAGTGCGAACACCACCGTGGGGCCGGACAGCGACACCAGCGCCCCGGCGATCGCCGGCCCGATGGACCGGGCCGCGTTCAGGCTCATGCTGCCCAGTGCGGCGGCCGCCGGGATCTGTTCGAGGGGAACGAGATCGGGCTGGATCGCCTGCCAAGCCGGCCCGACCAGTGCGGTCCCGCAGCCGATCACGAACAGCAGCAGCAACAGCACCGTGGGGGTGGTCAACCCGGTGGCGGTCAGTACCGCCAGCAGACCCACGACCGCGGCCATCGCGCCCTGGGTGGCGAGCAGCAGACGCCGCCGGTCGACGAGATCGGCCAGCACCCCCGCCGGCAGGGCCAGCAGCATGACCGGCAGCGCGGTCGCGGTCTGCACCAGCGGCACCAGCACCGCGGCCTGCGGATCGTCGACCAGCATCCACTGCGCGCCCACCGTCTGCATCCACGTGCCCAGGTAGGAGACGAACTGCGCGATCCACAGCGCCCGGAAAATCTGAGACCGCAGCGGCGCCCACGTCGATATTCGAGCCGTGGTCATGCACCACCGTCGCATTGCCTCACCGGCTCAATGTATCGACGTGGGACGGGGAGGGGGCGGACACGCCATGCCCCGGGGCTCGTTTGCCGGTCCGGCGACGTGCCCGAGATTGCGGGTAGGGCTGTGCGGGCGCCGTGATCACGACCGTGGGCGCAATCTCGAACCTGGGAATTTCCAGAAAAAGATTGTGAGTGCTCACTAACTGGTATAGCGTGGTGTGATCCCGAGCACGGAGGTTTGCCATGCCCTACGACGTCGTCGTCCGCAACGGAATGTGGTTTGACGGGACCGGCGCGCCACCGCAGCCGCGCACGCTGGGGATTCGCGGCGGGAAGGTGGTCGCCGTCTCGGCGGCACCGCTCGACGAGACCGACTGCCCCGATGTGATCGATGCCGCCGGCAAGTGGGTGGTGCCCGGCTTCATCGACGTCCATACCCACTACGACGCCGAGGTGTTGCTCGACCCCGGCCTGCGGGAATCCGTGCGCCACGGCGTCACCACGGTGCTGCTGGGGATGTGCTCGCTGTCGACGGTCTACGCCGACGCCGAGGACGCGGCCGACCTGTTCAGCCGCGTCGAAGCGGTGCCGCGTCAGTACGTGCTCGGCGCGCTGGAATCGCACAAGACGTGGTCGAATCCGTCCGAGTACGTCGCGGCCGTCGACGCGCTGCCGCTGGGCCCCAACATCGCCTCGCTGCTGGGACATTCGGATCTGCGTGCCTCCGTGCTGGGCCTGGACCGCGCCACGACGCGCGGTGTCCGCCCCACCGACGCCGAACTCGAGACCATGGCGCGCAAGCTCGACGAGGCCCTGGACGCGGGCATGCTGGGCATGTCGGGGATGGACGCCGCGATCGACAAGCTCGACGGCGACCGGTTCCGCTCGCGGGCGCTGCCGTCGACCTTCGCCACCTGGCGCGAGCGCCGCCGGCTCATCAAGGTGCTGCGCAAGCGCGGTCGCATCCTGCAGAGCGCGCCGAATGTCGCCAAGGCCCAAGAGACCCTGAATTTCTTCCTGGAGAGCAGCGGGCTGTTCGGCCGCCGGCCCGGTGTGCGCATGAGCCTGCTGGTCTCCGCCGACGCCAAGTCGTCGCCTGGCGCGGCGCGGGTGATCGGCATCGGTACCCGCGCGTTGAACAGGATCCTCGGCGCCAAGGTGCGGTTCCAGCATCTACCGGTGCCCTTCGAGTTGTACTCGGACGGCATCGATCTGCCCGTCTTCGAAGAGTTCGGGGCCGGCACCGCGGCGCTGCACCTGCGCGATCAACTCGAGCGCAACAAGCTGCTCGCCGACCCGGAGTACCGGCGCCGGTTCCGCCGCTCGTTCGACCGCCGCAAGCTCGGACCGACGTTGTGGCACCGCGATTTCCACGACGCCACCATTGTCGAATGCCCGGATGCCACCCTGATCGGTAAGAGCTTCGGCCAGATCGCCGACGAGCGCGGCATCCATCCGCTCGATGCGTTCCTCGACGTGCTCGTCGACAACGGCGAGCGCAACGTGCGCTGGACGACCATCGTGGCCAACCACCGCCCCAAGGCGCTCGACCGGCTGGCCAACGACCCGTCGGTCCACATGGGTTTCTCGGATGCCGGTGCTCATCTGCGCAACATGGCGTTCTACAACTATCCGCTGCGGATGCTCAAACGCGTCCGCGACGCTCAGCTGGCCGGGCGCCCCTTCATGACCAGTGAGCGTGCGGTGCACCGGCTCACCGCCGAGGTTGCCGACTGGTTCGGGGTGAACGCGGGCACGCTGCGCGAGGGGGACCGGGCCGACTTCGTGGTGATCGACCCACAGGGCCTCAACGCCGACGTCGACGCGTACAACGAGGAGGCGGTGCCGTTCTACGGCGGCCTGAGCCGGATGGTGAACCGCAACGACGACGCGGTGGTCGCGACGGCGGTCAACGGCACCGTGGTGTTCCGCGACGGTCGGTTCGCCGACGGCTACGGTGTGCACATGAAGTCGGGTCGTTATCTGCGTGCCGGTGCTGACCAACTCGCGCACGCCGCCGCGGCAGATGGCTAGAACTCAGCAGCAGCGCCGCGAGGAAACGGTCACCCGACTGCTCGACGCCGGCATCGAGACCATCATCGATGTCGGGTACGCGAAGGCGTCGGCCGCGGTGATCGCCCGGCGCGCCGGCGTTTCCGACGGGGCGCTGTTCCGACACTTTCCGACCATGGGCGACTTCATGGCGGCGACGGCCAGCGAGGTGATGCGCCGCCAGCTGCAGCGGTTCGCCGACCGCGTCGCCGAACTGTCCGAGGCCCAGTCGCTGCCGGCGGTCCTCGCGGTGGTGCGCGACATCACGACCAGCGACACCAACGCGGTGCTCTACGAACTGCTGGTGGCGGCCCGGACCGATGAGAAGCTGCGGAGGGCGATGCGCCGGCAACTCGACGGCTACACCACCGCCATCTACGAGACCGCCCGCACCGCAACCGGATTGCAACACCTGCGCGACGACGAGTTCAGGGCCGCCGTCACGATAGTGACCAACACCTTCGACGGCGCGGCGCTGGTCCGCCCGGTGCTGCGGCAGCCCGAACTCGAGGAGGGCAAGATCGAGTTGCTGGCGGCGCTGCTCAAGCGTTAGCCGCTCAAGCGTCAGCCCGGATCAGTCCGCGACCGGCACCGCCACCTCGTTGCGCCGCCGCCACGGAATGGTCCAGGGCGGGTCGTAGAACCAGGACAGGGGTTCGCCGTGGGGGGTTATCGCGTTGTCCGCCAACACCTTCAACAGCTGCGCCGTGCGATTGTCCACCGCCGCGGGGCTGCGGTCGCCGGTGAACCGCAGCACCGCGAACGTCTCGGCCGGCACCTCGACCAACTTCACCTTCTCGTCGTCGGGGGTCGGCAGGGTCTGCAGCGACCACTTGGCCGGCATGTAGAAGCGAATCACCGACCCGCCCTGCGCGCCGCGGGACTGCGAGACGGGTGCGGTCATCGCGATCTTCTCGCTGGACTGGGCCACGGGCGCGGTCATGGCGATCGACGTCTGTCGACTGTTGCCGCCGAAGATGTAGCCCGCCAGCCGGCGGAACCCGGTGTTGCGCGCCTGCTCGTCGTCCTCGAGCACCGTGGTCTCCGCGGCGATGCGCGGACCGTAGCGGCGGATCTCGACGCCGTCGGCCAGCGGCTCGGACAGGTACAGCGGTTCTTCGGTGCCGACCCGGATGCCGACGATGCCGCCGAGGCCCTCGGCCAGCTGAACCATCCCGGAAACGATGCGGTTGATCATCGACGTGGGATACCCACTGTCGCGGCCCGCGCAACCGCGGCGGCCTAGGAGTCTGCTGAATTAATCCCGCGTGGCGGACCCAGTTGTGCTGGGGTTTTGGGGACAATTGGTGAGTGCAGGGTCGCTCTGAGGATCAGCGTGAGTTGTTGGATGCCGAATCGGTTGCGGGGCATCTTCTGAAGTCCGACAGCGTGTTCGCGTTTCTGGCTGCCCATCGACGCGAGTTGTTTCCCGAGGAGATGTTCGCCGATCTGTTCCCGTCGCGGCGGGGACGTCCCAGTGTGCCGGCCGAGGTGATGGCTTCGGTGATCACGTTGCAGGCCTTACACGGTTTCTCCGATAACGAGACCGTCGATGCGGTGACCTTCGATCTGCGGTGGAAAGCCGCGTGCGGGCTACCGATCACCGCCGGGGCGTTCCATTCGACGACGTTGACCTACTGGCGGCGCCGGTTGGCGGCCTCGGACCGCCCGAACCGCATCTTCGAGGCCGTCAAAGCTGTCGTGGCGGCCACCGGTGCGCTGGCGGGCAAGACACGACGAGCCTTGGATTCGACGATCCTTGACGATGCGGTGGCCACCCAGGACACCGTGACCCAGTTGATCGGGGCGATCCGCCGGGTCCGTCGCGAGGTCCCCGGTGCCGGGGAGGTCATCGCCGCCCAGTGCGGCGCCCATGATTACGACGACCCGGGTAAACCATCGATCACCTGGGATGACGCCGCCGCGCGTGCAGCGTTGGTGGACGCCCTGGTCGGCGATGCCCACCGCCTGTTGGGGCATCTGCCCGAGCAGGAACTCGGCGCCCGCGCTGCCGAGGCGGTGGCGTTGTTGGCGTTGATCGCCGGCCAGGATGTCGAACCCGTCGACGATTCTGATGGCACCGACGGGCGGTGGCGTATCGCGCAACGGGTGGCTGCGGATCGGGTGATCTCTACCGTCGATCCTGAGGCCCGTCACGCCCACAAGACGGTGCATCGTCGCCAGGACGGCTTCAAAGCCCACATCGCGGTGGAGCCGGACACCGGCATCATCACCGACTGCGCTTTGACCAAGGCCAGCGGCCCCGACACCCACGACTCGGCAGTGGCCGCGCAGCTGCTCGCCGGGGAAGATGCGCCAGTGACGGTGCTGGGTGATTCG
This DNA window, taken from Mycolicibacterium sp. MU0050, encodes the following:
- a CDS encoding DUF3052 domain-containing protein, whose product is MVAADGASNYAQKLGIQKDQVVQELGWDEDTDDDIRADVEEACGSELLDEDADEVIDVVLLWWRDDGGDLVDALMDAITPLADDGVIWVLTPKTGKPGHVLPAEIAESAPTAGLMQTSSANLGDWSASRLVQPKSKAAGRHS
- a CDS encoding peroxiredoxin — its product is MLVPGDKAPDFTLKDQNWQPVSLADYRDKKNVLLVFFPLAFTGICQGELDEIRDNLPQYENDETATLAISVGPPPTHKIWALQSGYLFPVLSDFWPHGEVAQQYGVFNETSGVSNRGTFLVDKSGIVRFAECKEPGEARDQAVWASALAALAEP
- a CDS encoding cyclic nucleotide-binding domain-containing protein codes for the protein MNASKGHEIDAQRLREFSTFANFSDSDLQRLLRAAHRNTRSSPWPLILEQTPSDACFILLSGEAGVYVGRTQVATVGPGEVIGESALRQGQLRNATVTTTGPAEILRIDKAELTRLLDEIPALREAVDATAERHSPESDTAGPS
- a CDS encoding MFS transporter, which produces MTTARISTWAPLRSQIFRALWIAQFVSYLGTWMQTVGAQWMLVDDPQAAVLVPLVQTATALPVMLLALPAGVLADLVDRRRLLLATQGAMAAVVGLLAVLTATGLTTPTVLLLLLFVIGCGTALVGPAWQAIQPDLVPLEQIPAAAALGSMSLNAARSIGPAIAGALVSLSGPTVVFALNAVSFVGIVAVLITWRPATAPRDFPAERALSALGAGARFIRSSPIVRRILLRAALFIAPASALWSLLPVIASRQLGLGSSGYGLLLGALGLGAVLGAVVLSRLRFRFDENALLIVAAVGFAAATVVLALVPIFAVVAVVLVLGGTAWLLCLATLNASMQLSLPGWVRARGLSVYLMIFMGGQALGSLLWGLLAGATSTVTSLLVSAALLGGCALSALWWPLHAKTGNIDLTPSTHWPEPTLVFEPEPLDGPVLVTAEYRVRPEDEDAFLAAMAVMGRSRRRTGAARWRLYRSVEREHTFVETFIVRSWGEHLHQHHRRLTGQDLVIEQAVERWVAGASHHLIAVRTPR
- a CDS encoding N-acyl-D-amino-acid deacylase family protein, whose translation is MPYDVVVRNGMWFDGTGAPPQPRTLGIRGGKVVAVSAAPLDETDCPDVIDAAGKWVVPGFIDVHTHYDAEVLLDPGLRESVRHGVTTVLLGMCSLSTVYADAEDAADLFSRVEAVPRQYVLGALESHKTWSNPSEYVAAVDALPLGPNIASLLGHSDLRASVLGLDRATTRGVRPTDAELETMARKLDEALDAGMLGMSGMDAAIDKLDGDRFRSRALPSTFATWRERRRLIKVLRKRGRILQSAPNVAKAQETLNFFLESSGLFGRRPGVRMSLLVSADAKSSPGAARVIGIGTRALNRILGAKVRFQHLPVPFELYSDGIDLPVFEEFGAGTAALHLRDQLERNKLLADPEYRRRFRRSFDRRKLGPTLWHRDFHDATIVECPDATLIGKSFGQIADERGIHPLDAFLDVLVDNGERNVRWTTIVANHRPKALDRLANDPSVHMGFSDAGAHLRNMAFYNYPLRMLKRVRDAQLAGRPFMTSERAVHRLTAEVADWFGVNAGTLREGDRADFVVIDPQGLNADVDAYNEEAVPFYGGLSRMVNRNDDAVVATAVNGTVVFRDGRFADGYGVHMKSGRYLRAGADQLAHAAAADG
- a CDS encoding TetR/AcrR family transcriptional regulator, with translation MARTQQQRREETVTRLLDAGIETIIDVGYAKASAAVIARRAGVSDGALFRHFPTMGDFMAATASEVMRRQLQRFADRVAELSEAQSLPAVLAVVRDITTSDTNAVLYELLVAARTDEKLRRAMRRQLDGYTTAIYETARTATGLQHLRDDEFRAAVTIVTNTFDGAALVRPVLRQPELEEGKIELLAALLKR
- a CDS encoding heme-binding protein, translated to MINRIVSGMVQLAEGLGGIVGIRVGTEEPLYLSEPLADGVEIRRYGPRIAAETTVLEDDEQARNTGFRRLAGYIFGGNSRQTSIAMTAPVAQSSEKIAMTAPVSQSRGAQGGSVIRFYMPAKWSLQTLPTPDDEKVKLVEVPAETFAVLRFTGDRSPAAVDNRTAQLLKVLADNAITPHGEPLSWFYDPPWTIPWRRRNEVAVPVAD
- a CDS encoding IS1182 family transposase, which codes for MQGRSEDQRELLDAESVAGHLLKSDSVFAFLAAHRRELFPEEMFADLFPSRRGRPSVPAEVMASVITLQALHGFSDNETVDAVTFDLRWKAACGLPITAGAFHSTTLTYWRRRLAASDRPNRIFEAVKAVVAATGALAGKTRRALDSTILDDAVATQDTVTQLIGAIRRVRREVPGAGEVIAAQCGAHDYDDPGKPSITWDDAAARAALVDALVGDAHRLLGHLPEQELGARAAEAVALLALIAGQDVEPVDDSDGTDGRWRIAQRVAADRVISTVDPEARHAHKTVHRRQDGFKAHIAVEPDTGIITDCALTKASGPDTHDSAVAAQLLAGEDAPVTVLGDSAYGSGEFRAHLAEAKHVDRVKSAPVRSAVAGGFTVDDFAIDHRNKTATCPAALTRPITASGSVTFGAACRGCRLRAQCTTSHGGRSLTLRPYDALQRAARKESRKPDWLNEYRTHRPMVERTIAWLARGNRKVRYRGVTKNDHWLHHRAAAVNLRRLITLGLTHTGAHWAIA